From the Thermococcus sp. genome, one window contains:
- the rrp41 gene encoding exosome complex exonuclease Rrp41, which yields MMGRPEGLKLIDENGKRLDGRKKYELRPIKMEVGILKNADGSAYVEWGKNKILAAVYGPREIHPKHLQRPDRAILRVRYNMAPFSVEERKKPGPDRRSVEISKVIRGALEPALLLHMFPRTAVDVFIEVLQADAGTRVAGITAASLALADAGIPMKDLVAACAAGKIDGEIVLDLNKDEDNYGEADVPVAIMPLKNDITLLQMDGYLTREEFIEAVKLAIKGAKAIYQKQREALKEKYLKIAREVEGNE from the coding sequence ATGATGGGCAGGCCTGAGGGATTAAAGCTCATCGATGAGAACGGTAAGAGGCTTGACGGTAGGAAGAAGTACGAGCTCAGGCCAATTAAAATGGAAGTTGGCATACTCAAGAACGCGGACGGCTCGGCCTACGTCGAGTGGGGCAAGAACAAGATTTTAGCTGCCGTCTACGGCCCGAGGGAGATACACCCCAAGCACCTCCAGAGGCCGGACAGGGCAATACTCAGGGTAAGGTACAACATGGCCCCGTTTAGCGTCGAGGAGAGAAAGAAGCCCGGTCCGGACAGGAGGAGCGTCGAGATAAGCAAGGTCATCAGGGGTGCACTTGAGCCGGCCTTACTGCTCCACATGTTTCCGAGGACAGCCGTGGACGTCTTCATAGAGGTTCTTCAGGCTGACGCCGGAACGAGAGTTGCCGGGATAACCGCCGCCTCATTGGCCCTTGCAGATGCGGGCATACCCATGAAAGACCTTGTAGCTGCATGTGCAGCTGGAAAGATAGACGGGGAGATAGTGCTCGACCTGAACAAGGACGAGGACAACTATGGCGAGGCAGACGTTCCCGTTGCCATAATGCCCCTCAAGAACGACATAACTCTCCTCCAGATGGACGGCTACCTCACCAGAGAGGAGTTCATCGAGGCCGTAAAGCTCGCAATAAAGGGCGCCAAGGCCATCTACCAGAAGCAGAGAGAAGCTCTCAAGGAGAAGTACCTCAAGATAGCGAGGGAGGTTGAGGGAAATGAGTGA